Proteins from one Elephas maximus indicus isolate mEleMax1 chromosome 12, mEleMax1 primary haplotype, whole genome shotgun sequence genomic window:
- the GREP1 gene encoding glycine rich extracellular protein 1 yields MNGHRLGTQSGPAAQNGYAAGFGRGVKPQKPGYATGPGSRALPAVVGAQPGLGLGGGAKSQKPGYGNGNGLGAQPGPAAQNGYRPGLGGGVKPQVPGFGNGKAHGLGTQPGPPAQNGYRAGPVVPIGYGPVSRRWRRHESSEARVQEWAGSRSLPGGRSPARSSARPGRECETSEARIPAREWAGSPARPGSGCEASEAKIWQWKWTGSPARAARRAAGGKELAWAHSPLLSSPILGPCNDGVPPLFLSGPPTPGVSLGKGGGWGLKPQPPPLVQSGKFPGYQPPNGYGPRAELGFGGGLKPQKIDFGYRNGGLRPEVFPEARPQPGFPGANGFGNGHGEEALTYPEAAAPDLEKMVRLWPFRALPGPPSSPGELPPSLSMQLEPGAPIQGWGASQGPMKS; encoded by the exons ATGAACGGGCACAGGCTGGGAACCCAGTCAG GCCCAGCAGCCCAGAATGGCTATGCAGCAG GCTTTGGAAGGGGCGTGAAGCCTCAGAAGCCAG GATATGCGACTGGGCCAGGGAGCAGGGCCTTACCTGCGGTGGTAGGAGCCCAGCCAG GTCTAGGTCTAGGAGGAGGTGCCAAATCTCAAAAGCCAG GATATGGTAATGGAAATGGGCTGGGAGCCCAGCCAG GCCCTGCAGCTCAGAATGGTTATAGACCAG GCCTTGGAGGGGGCGTGAAACCCCAGGTGCCAG GATTTGGGAACGGGAAAGCGCATGGGCTGGGAACCCAGCCAG GCCCCCCAGCTCAGAATGGCTACAGAGCAG GCCCTGTGGTCCCCATAGGCTATGGTCCAG TCTCCAGGCGTTGGAGGAGGCATGAAAGCTCAGAAGCCAG GGTACAGGAATGGGCTGGGAGCCGGAGCCTTCCCGGGGGCAGGAGCCCAGCCAGGAGCTCAGCCAG GCCTGGGAGGGAGTGTGAAACCTCAGAAGCCAG GATACCTGCCAGGGAATGGGCTGGGAGTCCTGCCAG GCCTGGGAGTGGGTGTGAAGCCTCAGAAGCCAA GATATGGCAGTGGAAATGGACTGGGAGCCCAGCAAG AGCAG CCAGGAGGGCAGCCGGGGGGAAGGAGCTAGCCTGGGCTCACTCCCCACTCCTTTCCTCCCCCATCTTGGGTCCCTGCAATGATGGGGTCCCCCCACtcttcctctctgggcctcccaCTCCAGGGGTCTCTTTGGGGAAAGGGGGTGGCTGGGGCCTGAagccccagccccctcccctggTGCAGAGTGGTAAGTTTCCAG GGTATCAGCCTCCAAATGGGTATGGACCTAGAGCAGAACTGG GCTTTGGTGGTGGCCTCAAGCCGCAGAAAATTG ATTTTGGCTACAGGAATGGTGGTCTGCGACCTGAGGTTTTCCCTGAGGCCCGCCCACAGCCAG GGTTCCCTGGGGCcaatggctttgggaatg GGCATGGGGAGGAAGCGCTCACGTACCCCGAAGCAGCAGCTCCAGACCTAGAAAAAATG GTCAGGCTGTGGCCCTTCAGAGCTCTCCCTGGCCCTCCCTCCAGCCCTGGGGAGCTGCCTCCAAGCTTGAGTATGCAGCTGGAGCCAGGGGCGCCTATCCAGGGGTGGGGGGCCAGCCAG GGCCCTATGAAAAGCTGA